One region of Ptiloglossa arizonensis isolate GNS036 chromosome 8, iyPtiAriz1_principal, whole genome shotgun sequence genomic DNA includes:
- the LOC143149830 gene encoding PCNA-associated factor — MVRTKADRLKAVGGKAPSKSVKSTPTKKGKGVSKGKNYSGGNPVHPRETPEWQKPITCFLNQNSVQDAAGVSGVQEDENQSVNEETGNESD, encoded by the exons ATGGTAAGAACAAAGGCAGATCGTTTAAAAg CTGTTGGCGGAAAAGCACCAAGTAAATCTGTAAAAAGTACTCctacgaaaaaaggaaaaggagtTAGCAAAG GAAAAAATTACTCAGGTGGTAATCCAGTTCATCCAAGAGAAACGCCTGAATGGCAGAAACCTATCACATGTTTTCTGAATCAAAATTCTGTTCAAGATGCTGCGGGTGTCTCAGGAGTGCAG gAAGATGAGAATCAGAGTGTTAATGAAGAAACAGGAAATGAATCAGACTGA